The following DNA comes from Methanobrevibacter ruminantium.
TTAATTTGTTTTCCTTTTTACTATAATAATAAGATAATCTAAATGGGCTGATATAAAGCTCTCTTGTGTTTTTTCTAGTGTATTTCATGGGTTTACCTATTTCAGGATTGTCAATGACTTTGATTATTTGTTTTTTTAATTTAATTTTATAAGAGGGATCTAACTTCTTAAAACATTTCTTAAAATTTTTATCATAACAGATAGAAATGGAATCTACCATGATTTTAACTCGTTTAAAAATCCTTCTTTAGATAAACCTTTCATATCAGAAC
Coding sequences within:
- a CDS encoding type II toxin-antitoxin system RelE/ParE family toxin, which gives rise to MVDSISICYDKNFKKCFKKLDPSYKIKLKKQIIKVIDNPEIGKPMKYTRKNTRELYISPFRLSYYYSKKENKLIFLDFYHKDKQ